The following coding sequences lie in one Zingiber officinale cultivar Zhangliang chromosome 2B, Zo_v1.1, whole genome shotgun sequence genomic window:
- the LOC122045575 gene encoding uncharacterized protein LOC122045575: MADHSRTMKELAAPDEAFKYSCITYPTLAGDFELRSGLIHLLPKYQGLSGEDPNRHLHEFHVVCSTMKPQGISEEDIKLRAFPFSLTGVAKDWLYYLPPGFITSWIDMKKAFLEKFFPASRTATIRKSICGIQQVVGETLYDYWERFKKLCSSCPQHQISEQLLVQYFYEGLLPMNRSMIDAAAGGALVNKTPEQARELISNMAENSQQFGSRALTTRGVSEVQMVSNEQKEIKNSLMELTTLVKQLALNNATQPSVVPNMQFPCKQSIVCSICSSQDHLSELCPNLIQDESLAAFSRAQFQQKHDPNSSTYNPGWRDHPNLKYGNSFYQHPSSNQHFSHNSSTFQQPQQGFQQHNQNFQQGFQHHYQPANQYQQSYQPYQQFQNQNQHYQSQNQNFQQALPAPTRMSLTQGGSNNVSNLDPQQARLEELMQQILQQQQNQERQIGQLASNINQIQAQGSSQLPSQTIPNPKGNVSALTLRSGRKVSEFARGRAAAENFPEIQLSSSSNEEFLEMQNVPTLSSTPICIDPMEIEREQGRNSCIPEISSKFSQNGQFPAATTSESSKSRNAGFQNSEQSFPLPFPQCKVQPRKNVEEEKAKEFEELVDLFSKVEVNVSLLTMIKQIPKYAKFLKDLCVHKKKLKGNELISMGKNVSALLQTVPQKCEDPGVFTVPCEIGSNLFKDVMLDLGASINVMPKSVFQTLGIGPLQPTGVVIQLADRSQTHPAGVIEDVLVKVRELIFPADFYILDMEGDYLASRSPLILGRPFLKTARTKIDVHAGTLSMEIGDTVVRFSILDAMKHPREDHSILSLDISEELDSIDFFSVIDSDSDAAEGGIGDFLFSEEEDISALGVDDESCGVFPSERDNLCIGDCLGEALSLGSPREEKLCVGDCLGEALPLGSSLVDHTQDELKSLPPHLKYAYLGENQQLPVIIA; this comes from the coding sequence ATGGCTGATCATAGTAGGACAATGAAGGAGCTTGCAGCTCCTGATGAGGCTTTTAAATATTCATGCATCACTTATCCAACTCTAGCTGGTGATTTTGAGCTGAGATCAGGGTTGATTCATTTGCTTCCAAAATATCAAGGATTATCTGGAGAAGACCCAAACAGACATTTGCATGAATTCCATGTGGTGTGTTCAACCATGAAACCACAAGGAATTTCAGAAGAGGATATCAAGCTAAGGGCTTTTCCATTTTCACTTACTGGagtagcaaaagattggttgtattatttGCCACCGGGATTTATTACTTCATGGATTGATATGAAGAAGGCTTTCTTGGAGAAATTCTTTCCAGCCTCAAGAACTGCAACAATTAGGAAAAGCATCTGTGGGATTCAACAAGTGGTGGGAGAaacactttatgattattggGAGAGATTCAAGAAACTATGTTCAAGTTGTCCCCAACACCAAATAAGTGAGCAGTTATTAGTCCAATACTTCTATGAGGGTTTATTACCTATGAACAGAAGTATGATAGATGCAGCAGCTGGAGGAGCTCTAGTGAACAAGACTCCAGAGCAAGCACGGGAGCTAATTTCGAACATGGCTGAAAATTCACAGCAATTTGGAAGTAGAGCACTCACAACTAGAGGAGTTAGTGAAGTTCAAATGGTTTCTAATGAACAAAAGGAGATAAAGAATTCATTGATGGAATTAACGACCTTGGTGAAACAATTAGCTTTGAACAATGCTACTCAACCTTCTGTTGTGCCGAATATGCAATTCCCATGTAAACAAAGCATAGTTTGTAGCATTTGTTCGAGTCAAGATCACCTTTCAGAACTTTGTCCAAATCTCATTCAAGATGAATCTTTGGCAGCATTCTCTAGAGCTCAGTTTCAACAAAAACATGACCCGAATTCATCTACATATAATCCGGGTTGGAGAGATCATCCAAATTTGAAGTATGGCAATTCATTCTATCAACATCCATCTTCAAATCAGCATTTCAGCCACAATTCCAGCACTTTCCAGCAACCTCAGCAAGGTTTCCAGCAGCATAATCAGAATTTCCAGCAAGGTTTTCAGCATCATTATCAACCTGCAAATCAATATCAGCAATCGTATCAGCCTTATCAGCAATTTCAGAATCAGAATCAGCATTATCAATCTCAAAATCAGAATTTCCAGCAAGCACTTCCAGCACCTACAAGGATGAGTTTAACTCAAGGAGGTTCCAATAATGTTTCAAATTTAGATCCACAGCAAGCTAGATTGGAGGAATTAATGCAGCAAATTCTTCAGCAGCAACAAAATCAGGAAAGGCAGATTGGGCAATTGGCTTCTAACATTAATCAGATTCAAGCTCAGGGATCGAGTCAATTGCCATCTCAAACAATTCCGAATCCTAAAGGGAACGTTAGTGCATTAACTTTAAGGAGTGGAAGAAAGGTTTCAGAATTTGCAAGAGGAAGAGCTGCTGCTGAAAATTTTCCAGAAATCCAGCTATCCAGTTCCAGCAatgaagaatttttagaaatgcaGAATGTTCCAACTTTGAGTTCTACCCCAATTTGCATTGATCCAATGGAGATAGAGCGTGAACAAGGAAGAAATAGTTGCATTCCAGAAATTTCCAGCAAGTTTTCTCAAAATGGGCAGTTTCCagcagcaacaacttcagaaagcaGCAAATCTAGAAATGCAGGATTTCAGAATTCAGAGCAGAGCTTTCCATTGCCTTTCCCTCAATGCAAAGTTCAACCAAGGAAGAATGTAGAGGAAGAGAAAGCAAAGGAGTTCGAAGAGCTTGTGGATTTATTCAGCAAGGTGGAAGTAAATGTTTCGTTACTCACAATGATCAAGCAAATTCCAAAATATGCAAAATTTTTGAAGGATCTTTGTGTGCACAAGAAGAAATTGAAGGGGAATGAGTTGATTAGCATGGGCAAGAATGTGTCTGCACTTCTTCAAACAGTTCCTCAGAAATGCGAAGATCCTGGAGTGTTTACAGTTCCTTGTGAGATTGGGAGTAATCTTTTTAAAGATGTCATGCTGGATTTGGGAGCTTCAATTAATGTGATGCCAAAATCAGTTTTTCAGACATTAGGGATTGGACCATTACAACCTACAGGAGTAGTAATTCAGTTAGCTGACCGCAGTCAGACTCACCCAGCTGGAGTTATTGAAGATGTATTGGTTAAGGTGAGAGAACTTATCTTTCCTGCAGATTTTTATATCCTTGATATGGAGGGAGACTATCTGGCCAGTAGATCTCCACTCATTCTTGGACGACCATTTTTGAAGACTGCAAGGACCAAGATTGATGTTCATGCGGGCACACTTTCTATGGAGATAGGAGACACAGTGGTCCGATTCAGTATTCTTGACGCTATGAAGCATCCTAGAGAGGATCATTCTATTCTTAGTTTGGACATCTCAGAGGAGCTGGACAGCATAGATTTCTTTTCAGTGATTGATTCAGACTCAGATGCTGCAGAGGGTGGTATAGGTGATTTTTTGTTTTCAGAAGAGGAGGATATTTCAGCCTTGGGAGTGGATGATGAGTCTTGTGGAGTATTTCCGAGTGAGAGGGATAATTTATGCataggggattgcttaggagaagctctATCCCTAGGATCGCCCAGAGAAGAGAAAttatgcgtaggggattgcttaggagaagctctACCCCTAGGATCGTCTTTAGTTGATCATACACAGGATGAGTTGAAGTCGTTGCCTCCACACTTGAAGTATGCTTATTTAGGAGAGAACCAGCAGCTACCTGTCATCATTGCCTAG